One Micromonospora sp. FIMYZ51 genomic window carries:
- a CDS encoding class II fumarate hydratase produces MVRVTTPEATGYRIERDSMGEVEVPAEALWRAQTQRAVQNFPISGRGIEPAQIRALAQIKGAAAEVNGDLGVIDPNVAAAIAAAAAHVADGGYDDQFPVDVFQTGSGTSSNMNTNEVIASLASRELGRDVHPNDDVNASQSSNDVFPSSIHLAATEAVARDLLPALDHLAGALEAKAAEFETVVKAGRTHLMDATPVTLGQEFGGYAAQLRYGIERVEGVLPRLAELPLGGTAVGTGINTPLGFAARVIEKLRASTGLPVTEARNHFEAQGARDALVETSGQLRTVAVGLYKIANDIRWMGSGPRAGLRELRIPDLQPGSSIMPGKVNPVVCEAVRQVCAQVIGNDATVAFAGSQGDFELNVMLPVMARNILESIRLLAASSRLLADRCVVGLVADAEVCLSYAEGSPSIVTPLNRYLGYDEAASIAKEALAKQISIKEVVIARGHLDSGKLSETQLAEALDLLRMTHP; encoded by the coding sequence ATGGTACGCGTGACGACTCCAGAGGCGACGGGCTACCGGATCGAACGCGACTCGATGGGCGAGGTGGAGGTGCCCGCCGAGGCGCTGTGGCGGGCACAGACGCAGCGGGCGGTGCAGAACTTCCCGATCTCGGGGCGGGGGATCGAGCCCGCCCAGATCCGGGCACTGGCGCAGATCAAGGGGGCGGCAGCCGAGGTCAACGGTGATCTGGGAGTGATCGACCCGAACGTGGCCGCCGCGATCGCGGCGGCTGCCGCGCACGTCGCCGACGGCGGGTACGACGACCAGTTTCCGGTCGATGTGTTCCAGACCGGCTCCGGCACCTCGTCCAACATGAACACCAACGAGGTGATCGCGAGCCTGGCCAGCCGGGAGCTGGGCCGGGACGTACACCCCAACGACGACGTCAACGCCTCGCAGTCAAGCAACGACGTCTTCCCCTCCTCGATCCACCTGGCCGCCACCGAGGCGGTCGCCCGCGATCTGCTGCCGGCGCTGGATCACCTGGCGGGTGCGCTTGAGGCGAAGGCCGCGGAGTTCGAGACGGTGGTCAAGGCCGGGCGTACCCACCTGATGGACGCCACCCCGGTGACCCTCGGGCAGGAGTTCGGCGGTTACGCCGCGCAGCTCCGCTACGGCATCGAGCGGGTCGAGGGGGTGCTGCCCCGGCTGGCCGAGCTGCCGCTGGGCGGTACGGCGGTCGGCACCGGCATCAACACCCCGCTCGGGTTCGCGGCCCGGGTGATCGAGAAGCTGCGTGCCTCCACCGGGCTGCCGGTGACCGAGGCGCGTAACCATTTCGAGGCGCAGGGCGCACGCGATGCACTTGTCGAGACCTCGGGGCAGCTGCGTACCGTCGCGGTAGGTCTTTACAAGATCGCCAACGACATCCGGTGGATGGGCTCGGGCCCCCGAGCCGGTCTGCGCGAGCTGCGCATCCCAGACCTCCAGCCAGGTTCGTCGATCATGCCCGGAAAGGTGAATCCGGTGGTCTGCGAGGCCGTCCGGCAGGTCTGCGCCCAGGTCATCGGCAACGACGCGACGGTGGCCTTCGCCGGTTCGCAGGGCGACTTCGAACTGAACGTGATGCTTCCGGTGATGGCCCGCAACATCCTGGAGTCGATTCGGTTGCTTGCCGCGTCCAGCCGCCTGCTGGCCGACCGCTGCGTGGTCGGCCTGGTCGCGGACGCCGAGGTCTGTCTGTCGTACGCCGAGGGCTCGCCCTCGATCGTCACCCCCCTCAATCGCTACCTCGGGTACGACGAGGCCGCCTCGATCGCGAAGGAGGCGCTGGCCAAGCAGATCTCCATCAAGGAGGTGGTGATCGCCCGGGGTCACCTCGACTCGGGCAAGCTCAGTGAGACCCAGTTGGCGGAGGCGCTCGACCTGCTCCGGATGACCCATCCCTGA